A single Caretta caretta isolate rCarCar2 chromosome 2, rCarCar1.hap1, whole genome shotgun sequence DNA region contains:
- the LOC125632794 gene encoding uncharacterized protein LOC125632794: MDTSEPSSTRQEEEQQQQSGSEGAPAEEDTPESLDACSQELFSSQEEGSQSWWPVLGEGQTPEEVPDATLRSQPFGLSTAKRLQRIRERPRKSKADVLHEVMEHSANENQKVQEWQDSERRIRQRNEERRHKSAVLRQQSTDRLIRIMEHQADSIQALVTMQAEHYHARPLLQPLSQNSFPCAPMSPPTHFPQHPGSYRHQLPPTPVASPPSPENYNPYPLHSTPIAMQYSHPEVQHSLHSTPDRTYANL; this comes from the exons atggacacttcagagcccagctcaacaaggcaggaggaggagcagcagcagcaaagcgggagcgagggtgctccggcagaggaagacaccccggaatccctagatgcatgcagccaggagctgttctcaagccaggaggaaggtagccagtcgtggtggccggtgcttggggaaggacaaacaccagaggaggttcccg atgcaaccttgagatctcagccgtttGGGTTATCAACGGccaagaggctgcaaagaatcagggaGAGGCCACGTAAAAGCAAAGCGGACGTGCTGCATGAAGTAATGGAGCATTCAgctaatgaaaatcaaaaagtgcaggagtggcaggacagcgaAAGGAGGATCCGTCAGCGGAATGAGGAGCGCCGgcacaaaagcgcggtgctccggcagcaaagcacggatcggctgataagaatcatggagcaccaagcggactcgatccaggcgctcgtaaccatgcaggcagagcactaccATGCccgccccctgctgcagcccttgtcccaaaactctttcccttgtgcccccatgtcacctccaacccactttccccaacatccgggttcttaccgccaccagctgcctccaacacctgtagcttcaccacccagccctgaaaactacaacccttaccctctgcactcaacccccatcgccatgcagtatagccatcctgaagtgcagcactcattgcacagcactccagacaggacatacgcaaatctgtga